Proteins encoded within one genomic window of bacterium:
- a CDS encoding S41 family peptidase, translated as MRNIRTAAGLAFACLAWLCLVASGGLALAEDDAHSIVGARFPSLSPDGSTIAFTYLGDIWTVSAEGGLASRVTVHSSLDGPACWSPDGKWFAFTSRREYNADVFVISSSGGLPKRLTFHGAHDSVYSWSPDGNSVLFYSDRELNTPVGGGSVFTVPPDGGIPARALDCSGSDGILSPDGATLAFVRGATPWWRRGYHGSANRDIWLKRLDGSSAVQFTKFDGSDSDPMWSADGARLYFLSDRGGVTNVWVKPIARGEAQRLTDFDRDGVVHARIALNGSRIVCEFDGELYLVNPTSGEHHKVKIRAPSDLKENATELETLERDASEFALSKDGKQIAFVVHGEIFAMKASEAKKWLQLTHTPAREQDVAWSPDGMKLAFCSDRNGNRDLFLMESTDPTEKRLCLSRHSRTTPLVATDGEEYAPVWSADGKKVAYLSGRGDLWVVDREGKNARQLAEGPFVSNVGWAPDGSWLAFSKTCSDWQSDIFIVSSDGKQLHNITKNPAWDYNPCISGDGKKIVFLSNRNANRLRYGNQDVWHVFLTRRDEEKYQASRSGDLEDKPKARVVKKAKKTKHKKRFWDFLLRTKLSKKTEENKLAIDFEDIHLRAMKVSRTQGSAWALSVSPDGKSYAFGSDAFGKTDVYIVDEFGKKSKRLTSFGLNPVQILWGPKSKEMFVRSGGGTITKVSLSGMIEPVPFVAKMTIDHKGERLQMFNEAWRAMRDYFYDKEMHGVDWAKVKEKYLPMLGSVATPGGFRLVLVQMIGDLRSSHTWVWSPRDPKYEPTGQLGLRFDANWRGRGLRVSRVVPDGPSDLPGSEIGVGDVILAIDGVEVDSKKNPFALLRGKVDERIDLEVLKGGRGRPMLVTVKAWSSRAITDKVYLSWVKSRKALVKKLSGGRVGYTHIRWMAQSSYEEFLKELTHEMTDKEALIVDVRFNSGGNLHDELLSVLGRDVYFYFEDRDKSLKVMQPRFNWRKPVVALINEYSHSDAEVFPYSFRKLGIGKLVGVPTSGGVIFVSGGVSLLDGTFVLIPQWGAYTLTGEELEGRGVKPDIYVENPPEQDFSMTSDDQLKRAVEALLEQANGN; from the coding sequence ATGAGAAACATAAGGACAGCAGCAGGTCTCGCCTTCGCGTGCTTGGCATGGTTGTGCCTCGTTGCATCGGGGGGGCTTGCCCTTGCCGAAGACGACGCGCACTCGATCGTGGGGGCTAGGTTCCCCTCGCTCTCGCCGGACGGGAGCACAATAGCGTTTACCTATCTTGGGGACATTTGGACGGTCTCCGCGGAGGGTGGCCTGGCATCCAGAGTAACAGTCCACTCCAGCCTTGACGGCCCAGCGTGCTGGTCGCCCGACGGCAAGTGGTTTGCCTTCACATCCAGAAGGGAGTACAACGCGGACGTGTTCGTCATATCGTCATCAGGCGGCCTACCGAAGAGGCTGACCTTCCACGGAGCACACGACAGCGTGTATTCATGGTCGCCCGACGGCAACAGCGTCCTTTTCTATTCCGACCGGGAGCTGAACACACCCGTGGGGGGTGGATCGGTTTTTACTGTGCCTCCCGACGGGGGTATCCCCGCGCGAGCTCTCGACTGCTCCGGAAGCGACGGGATTCTCTCTCCAGATGGCGCCACCCTGGCTTTCGTGCGAGGGGCAACGCCGTGGTGGCGCCGCGGCTACCACGGGAGCGCCAATCGAGACATCTGGCTTAAGCGACTAGATGGGTCTTCAGCTGTCCAGTTCACCAAGTTCGATGGCTCTGACAGCGACCCAATGTGGTCAGCCGACGGCGCCAGACTCTACTTCCTGTCCGACAGGGGAGGGGTCACGAACGTCTGGGTCAAGCCCATCGCCCGGGGCGAGGCGCAGAGGCTCACCGATTTTGACCGCGACGGGGTCGTTCACGCTCGCATCGCTCTGAATGGGTCGAGGATCGTGTGCGAGTTTGACGGCGAGTTATACCTGGTAAACCCAACGTCAGGAGAGCACCATAAAGTCAAGATACGTGCTCCGAGCGATCTCAAAGAGAACGCTACGGAGCTTGAGACTTTGGAGCGTGACGCTTCCGAGTTCGCACTTTCCAAGGACGGCAAACAGATAGCTTTCGTCGTGCATGGTGAGATATTCGCCATGAAGGCGTCCGAGGCCAAGAAGTGGCTTCAGTTGACCCACACACCGGCACGGGAACAAGACGTGGCGTGGTCGCCGGATGGCATGAAGCTCGCCTTCTGCTCCGACCGCAATGGCAATCGGGACTTATTCCTAATGGAGTCGACTGACCCCACGGAGAAGCGCCTTTGTCTTTCGAGACACAGTCGGACGACGCCTCTGGTGGCGACAGACGGGGAGGAATATGCACCCGTGTGGTCAGCAGACGGGAAGAAGGTGGCATACTTGAGTGGGCGCGGCGACCTCTGGGTTGTGGACAGGGAGGGCAAGAACGCCAGACAGCTCGCTGAGGGCCCATTCGTAAGTAACGTCGGGTGGGCCCCTGACGGCAGCTGGCTCGCCTTCAGCAAGACATGCTCCGACTGGCAGTCCGATATCTTCATCGTCTCCAGCGATGGCAAGCAACTCCACAACATAACTAAGAACCCCGCCTGGGACTACAACCCATGCATAAGTGGGGACGGCAAGAAAATCGTCTTTCTCTCAAACAGGAACGCCAACCGCCTCAGGTACGGCAATCAGGATGTCTGGCATGTTTTCTTGACGAGGCGCGACGAGGAGAAATATCAGGCGAGTCGCTCTGGTGATTTAGAGGACAAGCCGAAGGCTAGGGTCGTCAAAAAGGCAAAGAAAACAAAACATAAGAAAAGATTCTGGGATTTTCTCTTACGAACAAAGCTGAGCAAAAAGACGGAAGAGAATAAGCTTGCGATCGACTTCGAGGACATCCACCTTCGAGCGATGAAAGTGTCGAGGACGCAGGGCAGCGCGTGGGCGCTCTCGGTCTCGCCTGATGGCAAGAGCTACGCCTTCGGTTCGGACGCTTTCGGCAAGACTGATGTTTACATAGTCGATGAGTTCGGTAAGAAATCGAAGCGATTGACGTCCTTTGGGCTCAATCCGGTGCAGATACTCTGGGGCCCCAAGAGCAAGGAGATGTTCGTGCGCAGCGGGGGTGGGACGATCACGAAGGTCTCTCTCAGCGGGATGATTGAACCCGTGCCGTTTGTGGCCAAGATGACCATCGACCACAAGGGCGAACGCCTTCAGATGTTCAACGAGGCCTGGCGTGCGATGAGGGACTATTTCTACGACAAGGAGATGCACGGAGTTGACTGGGCTAAGGTCAAGGAGAAGTACCTGCCCATGCTTGGGTCTGTCGCGACCCCGGGCGGGTTCAGGCTTGTGCTGGTGCAGATGATTGGCGACCTCCGCTCCTCGCACACCTGGGTATGGTCTCCACGCGACCCGAAGTATGAACCAACAGGCCAGCTGGGCCTACGGTTCGACGCGAACTGGCGCGGACGTGGTCTGCGTGTCTCGCGCGTCGTTCCCGATGGCCCGAGCGATCTGCCAGGAAGTGAGATTGGCGTTGGGGACGTGATCTTGGCGATAGACGGTGTCGAAGTTGACAGCAAGAAGAATCCGTTTGCCCTTTTGAGGGGCAAAGTTGACGAGAGGATTGACCTTGAGGTCCTGAAAGGCGGCCGCGGGAGGCCGATGCTCGTTACAGTGAAGGCCTGGTCATCGCGGGCCATCACGGACAAGGTGTATCTGTCGTGGGTCAAGTCCCGCAAGGCGCTCGTCAAGAAGCTCAGCGGCGGGAGGGTTGGCTACACGCACATCCGCTGGATGGCGCAGAGCTCCTACGAGGAGTTCCTGAAAGAGCTCACGCACGAGATGACCGACAAAGAGGCGCTGATAGTTGACGTGCGGTTCAATTCCGGGGGCAACCTTCATGACGAGCTGCTTTCGGTTCTCGGCCGCGATGTCTATTTCTACTTCGAGGATAGGGACAAGTCGCTGAAAGTCATGCAGCCTCGCTTCAACTGGCGCAAGCCGGTCGTCGCTCTCATCAACGAGTATTCTCACAGCGACGCCGAGGTGTTCCCGTATTCTTTCCGTAAGCTCGGGATAGGGAAGCTGGTCGGCGTTCCCACGTCTGGTGGGGTCATCTTCGTGAGCGGCGGCGTGAGCCTCCTTGATGGGACGTTCGTCTTGATCCCTCAGTGGGGCGCTTACACGCTCACCGGAGAGGAGCTCGAGGGCAGGGGCGTGAAGCCAGACATCTACGTCGAGAACCCGCCCGAGCAGGACTTCAGCATGACGAGCGACGACCAGCTCAAGAGAGCGGTCGAGGCGCTGCTTGAGCAGGCTAACGGGAACTA